In the Acropora muricata isolate sample 2 chromosome 1, ASM3666990v1, whole genome shotgun sequence genome, one interval contains:
- the LOC136914519 gene encoding trafficking protein particle complex subunit 14-like, translating into MEMSGKELDTNFFIFLPKIYTNDPIFDIENGSRNSCFAGERLFFFLIAQFRGKNREDRQFRAWQKRLLRLCTQASVSSIDLMTRKDDQHSGGFITCWPISCFTGENKQEDFTATGKPKVTSRGDIIYPLNVMLNSLPALTRRMRLSVTVWTPELDAFQDESMHKEEFKRFVNEQDPEELLRGSYNAWRCTVNATLPVVTPPTLRCRCFQVAGKHFLCIEVINILGKSVNLNGLNVYATCDATSENIQSMVYNQFDHRPPVKLRLSCLDVFPVLSCDDLSSENPILLKPWEHYAFLFRIIHHESQMALHKLLEVPLKGSLTWDVETLKERKQVINTTYSLPVFILRRSSVNVKASCQSYVNKGKRFQVKYTVTNTENDDAFVSLVWCPINDGSTSAVDISSSGQCLVCLQPKVRIGCCPSGSSLTVNVEFLAIQEGLQEVGKYMNCKWHNEMNDGNFPGSPSQGQNAFTTVSYSCQVYVTSNRHCAKGWNFFS; encoded by the exons ATGGAAATGTCGGGGAAAGAATTAGATAccaactttttcatttttctgcCAAAGATTTATACAAACGACCCCATATTTGACATTGAGAATGGTTCAAGGAATTCTTGTTTCGCTGGAGaacgtcttttcttttttcttattgcTCAATTTCGAGGGAAGAATAGAGAAGATAGGCAGTTTAGAGCTTGGCAAAAACGATTACTACGCTTGTGTACGCAAGCTAGCGTGAGTAGTATTGATTTAATGACCAGGAAAGATGATCAACATTCGGGAGGATTTATTACTTGTTGGCCTATCAGCTGTTTTACAGGGGAAAATAAACAAGAGGACTTTACAGCAACG GGAAAACCCAAAGTTACATCCCGTGGAGACATAATTTATCCTCTAAATGTTATGCTGAACTCTTTGCCTGCATTGACTCGGAGAATGCGTCTATCAGTGACTGTCTGGACTCCTGAATTAGATGCTTTCCAAGATGAATCAATGCATAAAGAAGAGTTTAAAAGATTTGTGAATGAGCAGGATCCAGAGGAGCTTTTACGGGGATCCTACAATGCATGGAGGTGTACAG TGAATGCCACACTCCCAGTTGTCACTCCTCCAACACTGCGCTGCAGATGCTTTCAAGTGGCTGgcaaacattttctttgcaTTGAAG TTATCAACATACTGGGAAAATCAGTCAATCTCAATGGACTTAATGTTTATGCCACTTGTGATGCAACTTCAGAAAACATACAAAGTATGGTGTACAACCAGTTTGATCACAGACCTCCTGTTAAATTGAG GCTGTCTTGTTTAGATGTTTTTCCAGTTCTGTCTTGTGATGATCTTTCAAGTGAAAATCCAATCCTGCTCAAACCATGGGAGCATTATGCATTCTTGTTTAGAATCATTCACCATGAAAGTCAAATGGCATTACACAAG CTGTTGGAAGTACCTCTCAAAGGCTCTTTAACTTGGGATGTGGAGACACTTAAAGAAAGAAAGCAGGTTATTAACACCACTTACAG TCTTCCTGTTTTCATCTTAAGAAGGTCATCCGTGAATGTTAAGGCAAGCTGTCAATCGTATGTAAATAAAGGGAAAAG atTTCAAGTGAAATATACAGTAACAAACACTGAGAATGATGATGCATTTGTGTCACTTGTGTGGTGTCCAATCAATGATGGCTCAACATCTGCGGTTGACATTTCATCATCAGGGCAATGTTTAGTGTGTTTACAACCTAAAGTCAGAATAGG GTGTTGTCCATCTGGTTCTTCACTCACTGTCAATGTGGAGTTTTTGGCAATACAAGAAGGACTTCAGGAG GTTGGTAAATATATGAACTGTAAATGGCACAATGAAATGAATGATGGAAATTTCCCAGGAAGTCCTTCTCAAGGGCAAAATGCATTCACAACAGTGTCATACTCTTGTCAAGTATATGTGACAAGTAATAG ACACTGTGCCAAAGGGTGGAATTTCTTTTCATAA
- the LOC136914532 gene encoding ragulator complex protein LAMTOR4 homolog, translating into MANPLPHGLDKIPDVQGYLVINSDGAVLASAGDLENNENVASTITKMLQTAAKIPISGDRTQTFRRMSVYFADFSLMATVSNQRIFVVKRPLKQETE; encoded by the exons ATG gCCAATCCTTTACCTCATGGTTTAGATAAGATCCCAGATGTGCAAGGATACCTCGTCATTAACTCTGATGGAGCAGTTCTTGCT TCTGCAGGAGACCTTGAAAACAATGAGAATGTTGCAAGCACGATAACCAAGATGCTCCAGACTGCTGCAAAGATTCCCATATCAGGAGACAGAACACAAACTTTCAGAAGAATGTCAG tatacTTTGCAGATTTCAGTTTGATGGCAACAGTTTCCAATCAAAGAATATTTGTGGTCAAGAGGCCTTTAAAACAAGAAACAGAGTAA